In Alloyangia pacifica, the following proteins share a genomic window:
- a CDS encoding DEAD/DEAH box helicase: MKFTLKDYQDDAVAQVLDRIKKARKRWHEDQEKNAFSLTATTGAGKTVMAAAVFEALFFGSDDYDFEADSGAVVIWFSDDPSLNEQSKFRLMEAADKLTVSDLITVENTFSREKFEPGKIYFLNTQKLSKTSLLVRGSDASDQGVLSIDGVPLKPDARAHTIWDTIRNTIEDPDLTLYLVLDEAHRGMRETVQGTKTIVTRLINGQGGVPGVPVVWGISATVQRFDDAVKSMQDRTALPNVVVNSKLVQDSGLLKDTINLDVPDEVGDFATVLLRRGTQKLRDITKAWDAYSAEQGESGKVTPLMVLQVPNTPSADDVGKWLKTIFDAWPELPIDCVYNVFGEKKPENFGGYLVPYISPERVQESEYVRILLAKEAISTGWDCPRAEVMVSFRAATDQTHITQLLGRMVRTPLARRIPGNERLNAVDCLLPNFNQATVKAVVQSLMSGGDLGDTLPGRRVLINPKEMSPNPAVPQDVWDKLVSLPSKTLPKKQARPIKRLTGLAHELAADAILPGAGKVAHAHLHELLDKAQSDYLEAIEKARKAVLTVDGKTARATVGSTVMTFDDFVESADQAVIEDAYKRAARMISPDVAKTYSEYLAEKYGDAEDEEEALTEAHTDVAAIGLVPEIKDHLEKAAEALANNWLTCHEATIKALSDERQDVYRELRELSANPLDVSLAMPRNSLQPTIERKENGREEALPLYDNHLLCDPNGKFPALFNSWELEVLTTEARRDNFLAWYRNPSSSSPESLGITYPEGGQESIMRPDFIFFTRSEEGAVQSNIIDPHGQHLADSLPKLVGLANYAESRGSHYARIEAVAKVGDIFRLLDLKDAGVRAAILLGQSAKALFEGAHALTYPKVDG; this comes from the coding sequence ATGAAGTTTACGCTCAAAGATTACCAAGATGACGCTGTTGCGCAGGTTCTGGACCGGATCAAGAAGGCCCGCAAACGCTGGCACGAGGATCAAGAGAAGAACGCTTTTTCCCTGACTGCGACCACGGGTGCGGGTAAGACGGTTATGGCCGCTGCGGTGTTCGAAGCACTGTTCTTCGGTTCAGACGATTACGATTTCGAGGCCGATTCCGGCGCAGTGGTGATCTGGTTTTCGGATGATCCGTCGCTGAACGAACAATCCAAGTTCCGGCTGATGGAAGCGGCAGACAAGCTGACTGTTTCGGACCTAATCACCGTGGAGAACACCTTCTCGCGGGAAAAGTTCGAACCAGGCAAGATATATTTCCTGAATACTCAGAAACTGAGCAAGACAAGTCTTTTGGTGCGCGGTTCTGACGCAAGTGACCAAGGTGTGCTTTCCATAGATGGCGTACCTCTCAAACCAGATGCCCGTGCACATACGATTTGGGACACGATCCGCAACACCATCGAAGACCCCGACCTAACGCTCTATCTTGTGCTGGACGAAGCGCATCGGGGAATGCGCGAAACGGTGCAGGGCACTAAGACCATCGTGACGCGGTTGATCAACGGTCAGGGTGGTGTGCCGGGTGTACCGGTGGTCTGGGGAATTTCCGCTACCGTGCAACGCTTCGACGATGCCGTGAAGTCGATGCAGGACCGCACTGCGCTGCCCAACGTGGTCGTGAATTCCAAACTGGTGCAGGATTCCGGCCTTCTGAAGGATACCATCAATTTGGATGTGCCGGATGAAGTGGGAGACTTTGCGACAGTTCTACTGCGGCGCGGAACCCAGAAGCTCCGTGACATCACAAAGGCCTGGGATGCTTATTCAGCGGAACAGGGCGAAAGCGGCAAGGTGACGCCGCTGATGGTCCTTCAAGTCCCCAACACGCCCAGCGCCGACGACGTGGGCAAATGGCTAAAGACGATCTTCGACGCTTGGCCCGAGTTGCCTATTGATTGTGTCTACAACGTATTTGGCGAGAAGAAGCCCGAAAATTTCGGTGGTTACTTGGTACCCTACATCTCGCCTGAGCGGGTGCAGGAAAGCGAATATGTGCGCATTCTCTTGGCCAAGGAAGCGATAAGCACCGGCTGGGATTGTCCGCGTGCCGAGGTTATGGTGTCCTTCCGGGCGGCAACCGATCAGACGCATATCACGCAGTTGCTGGGGCGGATGGTGCGAACACCGCTTGCACGACGAATTCCTGGCAACGAAAGGCTTAACGCGGTCGATTGCCTGTTGCCGAACTTCAATCAGGCGACAGTCAAGGCGGTGGTGCAATCCCTGATGAGTGGCGGCGATTTGGGCGACACATTGCCCGGCCGCCGGGTGTTGATCAACCCAAAGGAAATGTCGCCCAATCCGGCAGTGCCACAAGATGTCTGGGACAAGCTGGTGTCGCTGCCTTCCAAGACCCTTCCCAAAAAGCAGGCGCGACCTATCAAGCGACTTACCGGGCTGGCCCACGAATTGGCTGCAGACGCAATCCTGCCCGGTGCGGGCAAAGTGGCCCACGCGCATCTGCACGAGCTTCTGGACAAGGCGCAGAGCGACTATCTCGAGGCTATCGAGAAGGCGCGGAAAGCGGTTCTGACGGTTGATGGAAAGACAGCCCGAGCAACGGTAGGCAGTACAGTCATGACATTTGACGACTTCGTTGAAAGCGCCGATCAGGCCGTGATCGAAGACGCCTACAAACGCGCCGCCCGCATGATCTCACCAGATGTGGCCAAAACCTACAGCGAATACCTGGCCGAGAAGTACGGGGACGCCGAAGACGAGGAAGAAGCCCTTACCGAAGCCCATACGGACGTTGCTGCAATCGGTCTGGTCCCAGAGATCAAGGATCATCTGGAAAAGGCTGCCGAGGCACTGGCGAACAACTGGCTTACTTGCCATGAGGCAACAATTAAGGCTCTGAGCGACGAGCGGCAGGACGTCTACCGCGAGCTGCGGGAACTAAGCGCTAATCCCCTCGACGTTTCGCTGGCCATGCCGCGCAACAGCTTGCAGCCGACGATCGAGCGCAAGGAGAATGGGCGCGAGGAAGCGCTGCCGCTCTATGACAACCATTTGCTCTGCGATCCAAATGGCAAGTTCCCGGCGCTGTTCAATTCATGGGAACTGGAAGTGCTGACAACGGAAGCCCGGCGCGACAACTTCTTGGCCTGGTATCGCAACCCGTCATCCTCCAGCCCGGAATCGCTAGGCATTACTTACCCCGAAGGCGGTCAGGAAAGTATCATGCGGCCTGATTTTATTTTCTTCACTAGGAGCGAAGAGGGCGCTGTCCAATCGAACATCATTGACCCGCATGGACAGCACCTTGCCGACTCGCTGCCCAAGCTAGTCGGCTTGGCGAACTATGCCGAAAGCCGAGGGAGTCATTACGCGCGTATCGAAGCGGTAGCCAAGGTTGGCGATATCTTCCGGTTGCTCGACTTGAAGGATGCGGGGGTGCGGGCGGCTATTCTATTAGGGCAGAGTGCCAAGGCGCTTTTTGAAGGAGCGCATGCTTTGACATACCCGAAGGTAGATGGGTAG
- a CDS encoding site-specific DNA-methyltransferase produces the protein MSRLTDLIAQAKSKDADLGRELEQEFKALASRRSFGLNFERHTPESVELPGRPIRKGDKVRVLPLRGSTEKGDKRLWKVTRTMKERGVSVALLDLIGADEPETQTIPVENLIVVAEFRDYIYPGLVSTGKVERGGDKPFHTVINGENFHALEALTFTHRGKVDVIYIDPPYNTGAKDWKYNNDYVEGDDLYRHSKWLAFMERRLKIAKELLNPSNSTLIVTIDEKEYLRLGLLLEQSFPEAQLQMVSTIIKPEGTNRFGEFSRTNEFVYVVMFGDARVEANHDDMSGRETISEERPIEWRNLRRRENTSVRSARPNQFYAVFVDPEKKEIHSVGDALALNVDRETVPVPDGCFALFPLKPDGTEMLWGVTPEGLRYRIENGFARVRNPKSGPKKAGIQYLASGTIEAINAGEVVITGKDSQGAVDGYFKKSRVMPKTTWNKASHNAQTSGTLILNALLAGRKFPFPKSLYAVEDSLRFFVGNKRNAVVLDFFSGSGTTAHAVMRLNRQDAGRRQCISITNNEVGADEQKALSDAGLRPGDPDWEKWGICDYITKPRIRAAITGQTPEGEPVKGDYKFTDEFPMAEGFEENAEFFTLTYETPVSISHNMAFARIAPLLWMRAGSEGRCIDTLPGAGWAVADTYGLLTDLDTATPFVDAVEAAGGIRIAYIVTDDDRRFQSVTQRLAEGVEPVRLYESYLTNFRFSMGR, from the coding sequence ATGTCGCGGCTAACCGATCTGATAGCGCAGGCGAAGTCCAAAGACGCCGATCTGGGGCGCGAGTTGGAACAGGAGTTCAAGGCGCTGGCCAGTCGCCGGTCCTTTGGCCTGAACTTTGAGCGGCACACGCCGGAGTCGGTGGAACTTCCGGGCAGACCCATCCGCAAGGGCGACAAGGTGCGCGTCCTGCCGCTACGCGGGAGCACCGAAAAGGGCGACAAGCGACTGTGGAAAGTAACGCGCACGATGAAAGAGCGCGGTGTTAGCGTGGCCCTGCTTGATCTGATTGGGGCAGATGAGCCGGAGACACAGACGATCCCGGTGGAAAACCTGATCGTTGTGGCCGAGTTCCGGGACTACATCTACCCCGGCCTTGTCAGCACAGGGAAGGTAGAGCGCGGCGGTGACAAGCCCTTTCACACCGTGATCAACGGAGAAAACTTTCACGCCCTGGAGGCGCTGACCTTCACCCATCGGGGAAAAGTGGACGTGATCTATATTGATCCGCCCTACAACACCGGGGCGAAAGATTGGAAATACAACAACGATTACGTTGAGGGGGATGACCTCTACAGACACTCCAAGTGGCTGGCGTTCATGGAACGGCGATTGAAGATTGCGAAGGAACTGCTAAACCCATCAAACTCAACGTTGATCGTGACGATTGACGAGAAGGAATATCTCAGGCTCGGATTGCTACTTGAACAGAGTTTCCCAGAAGCTCAGTTGCAAATGGTGAGCACCATAATCAAGCCGGAAGGAACAAACCGGTTCGGTGAATTTAGTAGAACAAATGAGTTCGTGTATGTGGTTATGTTTGGAGATGCTCGTGTTGAAGCCAACCACGACGATATGTCTGGTCGTGAAACCATCAGTGAAGAACGGCCAATAGAATGGCGAAATCTTCGCAGGCGAGAGAACACAAGCGTTCGATCTGCCCGCCCAAATCAATTCTACGCCGTATTTGTGGACCCTGAAAAGAAAGAGATTCATAGCGTAGGCGATGCGTTAGCACTGAACGTCGATAGAGAAACTGTTCCCGTCCCTGATGGGTGTTTCGCGCTATTTCCTCTCAAACCTGATGGCACAGAAATGCTGTGGGGAGTGACTCCCGAAGGTCTGCGCTACAGAATTGAAAATGGTTTTGCGAGAGTGAGAAACCCTAAAAGCGGGCCGAAAAAAGCAGGGATTCAGTACTTGGCAAGCGGAACCATAGAAGCGATCAACGCTGGCGAGGTTGTGATTACGGGGAAGGACAGCCAAGGTGCCGTAGACGGATACTTCAAGAAAAGCCGCGTAATGCCCAAAACAACTTGGAACAAGGCGTCTCATAATGCACAGACTTCGGGAACGCTTATATTAAACGCTCTTTTGGCAGGTAGGAAATTCCCCTTCCCCAAAAGTCTTTATGCGGTTGAAGACAGCTTGCGCTTCTTCGTGGGCAACAAGAGAAACGCAGTAGTTTTGGATTTTTTCTCGGGATCGGGGACGACTGCTCACGCAGTTATGAGATTGAACCGTCAAGACGCTGGCAGGCGTCAGTGTATATCCATCACCAACAACGAAGTTGGTGCAGATGAGCAAAAGGCACTATCTGATGCGGGCCTTCGGCCCGGTGATCCTGATTGGGAAAAATGGGGTATATGCGACTACATCACTAAGCCGCGCATTCGCGCTGCAATCACTGGGCAAACACCAGAAGGAGAGCCGGTCAAGGGCGATTACAAGTTCACCGACGAATTCCCTATGGCCGAAGGGTTCGAGGAAAACGCTGAGTTCTTTACGCTGACCTATGAAACCCCGGTCTCGATTAGCCACAACATGGCTTTTGCTCGCATCGCCCCCCTTCTCTGGATGCGGGCGGGTAGCGAGGGGCGGTGCATAGACACCCTGCCGGGTGCCGGGTGGGCCGTGGCCGATACCTATGGTCTACTCACCGATCTGGACACTGCCACGCCCTTCGTCGACGCGGTAGAAGCCGCAGGCGGCATTCGCATCGCCTATATCGTCACCGACGACGACAGACGCTTTCAATCCGTCACCCAACGTCTGGCAGAAGGTGTGGAGCCAGTGCGGCTCTATGAGTCCTATCTCACCAATTTCCGCTTTTCGATGGGTCGCTGA
- a CDS encoding Lrp/AsnC family transcriptional regulator has protein sequence MQNVTDDFDRFDRAILTTLAEEGRLSITELAKRIGLSKSPTQARLRRLEDLGVIRGYRAILDPIQLGLDHVAFVEVRMSDTRETSLEAFNKAVTAIPEIEQVHLIAGSFDYLLKVRTSDMRSYRRVLAEKLSTLPHVSTTSTYVAMQAVKEDGLAEIAD, from the coding sequence ATGCAAAACGTCACGGATGACTTTGACCGGTTCGATCGTGCGATTCTCACCACCCTCGCCGAGGAGGGGCGGCTGTCGATCACCGAACTCGCCAAGCGCATTGGCCTGTCCAAAAGCCCAACCCAAGCGCGTTTGCGGCGGCTCGAGGATCTTGGCGTGATCCGCGGCTACCGGGCCATCCTTGACCCGATCCAGCTCGGGCTCGACCACGTCGCCTTCGTCGAGGTGCGCATGTCCGACACCCGGGAGACCTCGCTCGAGGCCTTCAACAAGGCGGTTACGGCGATCCCCGAGATTGAGCAAGTGCATTTGATTGCCGGGAGTTTCGACTATCTTCTGAAGGTGCGGACCTCGGACATGCGCAGCTACCGGCGGGTTCTGGCCGAAAAGCTCTCGACCCTGCCGCATGTCTCGACCACGTCGACCTATGTCGCCATGCAGGCCGTCAAAGAGGACGGGCTGGCGGAGATCGCCGACTGA
- a CDS encoding helix-turn-helix transcriptional regulator: MTHPPHKLLTEDEAAEYLDDCGYPMQPSTLRNYRSSNRGPHYVRAGRSPRYRVADLHKWLTELPGHENTLGELEHKLGIAPT; encoded by the coding sequence ATGACGCACCCGCCGCACAAGCTACTGACGGAAGACGAAGCCGCCGAATATCTCGACGACTGCGGCTATCCGATGCAGCCCTCGACCCTGCGGAATTACCGCAGCTCGAACCGTGGGCCGCACTACGTCCGCGCAGGACGCTCGCCGCGCTATCGCGTGGCTGACCTGCACAAATGGCTGACCGAGTTGCCCGGGCATGAGAACACGCTCGGCGAGCTAGAGCACAAGCTCGGTATCGCGCCAACTTAA
- the putA gene encoding bifunctional proline dehydrogenase/L-glutamate gamma-semialdehyde dehydrogenase PutA, whose product MPYDPLPDLRAEMDAATYADEARTIARLRNLAALTEGDRAKINARGADLVRAIRASAKPGLMEVFLAEYGLSTDEGIALMCLAEALLRVPDAETIDALIEDKIAPSDWGKHMGRSTSPLVNASTWALLLTGKVLDPNQRPGPVGHLRSAVRRLGEPVIRKAVSRAMKEMGAQFVLGETIQSAMKRGAQQEAKGYTYSYDMLGEAARTEPDALRYFKAYADAIRAIGTAAETDDLRDNPGISVKLSALYARYEEGQHDDVMRVLVPRLVELCEMAAKAKIGLNIDAEEADRLAISLDVIEAALASPSLAGWDGFGVVVQAYGKRASQTLDWLYETAKRLDRKIMVRLVKGAYWDSEIKRAQVMGLTDFPVFTAKHNTDISYIANARKLLGMTDRVYPQFAGHNAHTVAAILEMAGDDRDSFEFQRLHGMGERLHEIVHEQEKTRCRIYAPVGAHRDLLAYLVRRLLENGANSSFVNQIVDESVPPEEVAADPFTAEDSRTLARGPELFQPERANSEGFDLTDRPTIARVEAARAPFEAMIWKAGPLLAAPAPLGGTEDVLNPASLTKTGEITWSSAETVAAAAAAGQPWSAAPQERAAILNKAADLFEQHFGEFFALLAREAGKTQLDAVAELREAVDFLRYYAARAEGAAPQGVFACISPWNFPLAIFTGQLSAALAAGNAVLAKPAEQTSLIAHRAVQLLHEAGVPASALQLLPGAGEVGAALTSNPAVTGVAFTGSTETAQIIHKSIARHLAPGTPFIAETGGLNAMIVDSTALPEQAVRAIVESAFQSAGQRCSALRCLYVQEDIAPHFTEMLMGAMDVLKPGAPWHLSTDLGPVIDAEAKQGILAHVETARSEGRLLHEIAVPSEGHFVAPTLIKVGGIDDLEREIFGPVLHLATFRAFELDAVIDAINDRGYGLTFGLQTRIDDRVQHVTERVHAGNIYVNRNQIGAIVGSQPFGGEGLSGTGPKAGGPLYVDRFRAHPAPQAGTSWGTDEIPARLEEALRSAGCAPQPERKDLPGPTGEANQYMTLAREPVLCMGPGPEAAAAQAEAIRALGGVAVTAHGRIAPQVLATLKGISAALWWGGASEAAAYRQALAGREGPILTLITGAPDKGHARAERHVCIDTTASGGNAALLGGNM is encoded by the coding sequence ATGCCCTACGACCCCCTGCCCGACCTGCGCGCCGAGATGGATGCCGCGACCTACGCCGATGAGGCCCGGACCATCGCGCGGCTGCGCAATCTCGCCGCGCTGACCGAAGGGGACCGTGCGAAGATCAACGCGCGCGGCGCCGATCTGGTCCGCGCCATCCGCGCCAGCGCCAAGCCCGGGCTGATGGAGGTCTTCCTCGCCGAATACGGCCTCTCGACCGACGAGGGCATCGCGCTGATGTGCCTCGCCGAGGCGCTGCTGCGGGTGCCGGATGCCGAAACCATCGACGCGCTGATCGAGGACAAGATCGCCCCCTCGGACTGGGGCAAGCACATGGGTCGCTCGACCTCGCCGCTGGTCAACGCCTCGACCTGGGCGCTGCTGCTGACCGGCAAGGTGCTCGACCCGAACCAGCGCCCCGGCCCGGTCGGCCACCTGCGCTCGGCCGTGCGCCGTCTGGGCGAGCCGGTGATCCGCAAGGCGGTCAGCCGCGCGATGAAGGAAATGGGCGCGCAGTTCGTGCTGGGAGAGACCATCCAGAGCGCGATGAAGCGCGGCGCGCAGCAGGAGGCCAAGGGCTACACCTACAGCTACGACATGCTGGGCGAAGCCGCCCGCACCGAACCCGACGCATTGCGCTACTTCAAGGCCTATGCCGACGCAATCCGAGCCATCGGCACGGCGGCCGAAACCGACGACCTGCGCGACAACCCCGGCATCTCGGTAAAGCTCTCGGCGCTCTACGCGCGCTACGAGGAAGGCCAGCATGACGACGTCATGCGCGTGCTCGTGCCGCGCCTCGTCGAGCTCTGCGAGATGGCCGCCAAGGCGAAGATCGGCCTCAATATCGACGCCGAGGAGGCCGACCGCCTCGCCATCTCGCTCGACGTGATCGAGGCGGCGCTGGCCTCCCCCTCTCTGGCCGGCTGGGACGGCTTCGGCGTAGTGGTGCAAGCCTATGGCAAGCGCGCGAGCCAGACCCTCGACTGGCTCTACGAGACCGCCAAGCGGCTCGACCGCAAGATCATGGTGCGGCTGGTGAAGGGCGCCTATTGGGACAGCGAGATCAAGCGTGCGCAGGTCATGGGCCTGACCGACTTCCCGGTCTTCACCGCCAAGCACAACACCGACATTTCCTACATCGCCAACGCCCGCAAGCTGCTGGGCATGACCGACCGCGTCTACCCGCAGTTCGCCGGGCACAACGCCCACACGGTGGCGGCGATCCTCGAGATGGCCGGCGATGACCGCGACAGCTTCGAGTTTCAGCGCCTGCACGGAATGGGCGAGCGGCTGCACGAGATCGTCCACGAGCAGGAAAAGACCCGCTGCCGCATCTATGCGCCTGTCGGTGCGCACCGCGACCTTCTGGCCTATCTCGTCCGCCGCTTGCTGGAGAACGGCGCCAACAGCTCCTTCGTCAACCAGATCGTCGACGAGAGCGTGCCACCCGAGGAGGTCGCCGCCGACCCCTTCACCGCCGAGGACTCCCGCACCCTCGCCCGCGGCCCCGAGCTGTTCCAGCCCGAGCGCGCCAACTCCGAGGGCTTCGATCTGACGGACCGTCCGACGATCGCCCGCGTCGAGGCCGCCCGTGCGCCCTTCGAGGCAATGATCTGGAAGGCCGGCCCGCTGCTCGCCGCCCCTGCGCCCTTGGGCGGGACCGAGGACGTGCTGAACCCCGCAAGCCTCACCAAGACTGGCGAGATCACCTGGTCCAGCGCCGAGACCGTGGCCGCCGCCGCCGCCGCCGGCCAGCCCTGGAGCGCCGCACCGCAAGAGCGCGCCGCGATCCTGAACAAGGCCGCGGACCTCTTTGAGCAGCACTTCGGCGAATTCTTCGCCCTGCTCGCCCGCGAGGCCGGCAAGACCCAGCTCGACGCCGTCGCCGAGCTCCGCGAGGCGGTGGACTTCCTGCGCTACTACGCCGCCCGCGCGGAGGGAGCCGCGCCGCAGGGCGTCTTCGCCTGCATCAGCCCGTGGAACTTCCCGCTGGCGATCTTCACCGGCCAGCTCTCCGCCGCGCTGGCGGCCGGCAACGCCGTGCTCGCCAAGCCCGCCGAGCAGACCTCGCTGATCGCCCACCGCGCCGTGCAGCTGCTGCATGAGGCCGGCGTGCCCGCCTCCGCCCTGCAGCTGCTGCCGGGTGCCGGAGAGGTCGGCGCCGCGCTAACCTCCAACCCGGCGGTGACGGGCGTCGCCTTCACCGGCTCGACCGAAACCGCGCAGATCATCCACAAGTCGATCGCCAGGCACCTTGCTCCCGGCACGCCCTTCATCGCCGAGACCGGCGGTCTCAACGCGATGATCGTCGACAGCACCGCCCTGCCCGAGCAAGCCGTGCGCGCCATCGTCGAGTCTGCGTTCCAGTCGGCAGGCCAGCGCTGCTCGGCCCTGCGTTGCCTCTACGTACAGGAGGACATCGCCCCGCATTTCACCGAGATGCTGATGGGCGCGATGGACGTGCTGAAACCCGGCGCGCCGTGGCATCTTTCGACCGACCTCGGCCCGGTGATCGACGCCGAGGCCAAGCAGGGCATCCTCGCCCATGTCGAGACCGCCCGGAGCGAAGGCCGCCTCCTGCACGAGATCGCCGTCCCCTCCGAGGGCCATTTCGTTGCGCCCACGCTGATCAAGGTCGGCGGCATCGACGATCTGGAGCGCGAGATCTTTGGCCCGGTCCTGCACCTCGCCACCTTCCGGGCGTTCGAGCTGGACGCGGTGATCGACGCGATCAACGACCGCGGCTATGGGCTGACATTCGGCCTGCAGACCCGCATCGATGACCGCGTGCAGCACGTCACCGAGCGCGTCCACGCCGGCAACATCTACGTCAACCGCAACCAGATCGGCGCCATCGTCGGCAGCCAGCCCTTCGGCGGCGAGGGGCTCTCGGGCACCGGGCCCAAGGCGGGCGGCCCGCTTTACGTCGACCGCTTCCGCGCCCACCCGGCGCCGCAGGCGGGCACGAGTTGGGGCACCGACGAGATCCCGGCGCGCCTCGAAGAGGCGCTGCGCAGTGCCGGCTGCGCGCCGCAGCCCGAGCGCAAGGACCTGCCCGGTCCAACCGGCGAGGCCAACCAATATATGACGCTGGCACGCGAGCCCGTGCTCTGCATGGGTCCGGGGCCAGAGGCTGCCGCGGCGCAGGCCGAGGCGATCCGCGCCCTCGGCGGCGTGGCGGTCACTGCCCATGGCAGGATCGCGCCGCAGGTGCTGGCCACGCTCAAGGGCATCTCGGCGGCGCTTTGGTGGGGGGGAGCCAGCGAAGCCGCGGCCTATCGTCAGGCGCTGGCAGGGCGCGAGGGGCCGATCCTGACGCTTATCACCGGCGCGCCGGACAAGGGGCATGCCCGCGCCGAACGCCACGTCTGCATCGACACCACCGCCTCCGGCGGCAACGCGGCCCTGCTCGGCGGCAACATGTAA
- a CDS encoding helix-turn-helix domain-containing protein, whose product MPCGCRPMRSRHPELPSGCRRGCGRGRQAARAVGVWSSYSVLSMILHRLCVLCNQYMVAHNQYAIPKGQKMILTAAQVRAARAVLGWTLADLSERAGVARSSVQLVEKGSDARASTLRALAKAIRAAGIDFGPNGRAIFWDEGVGE is encoded by the coding sequence ATGCCTTGCGGGTGCCGCCCGATGCGGTCTCGACACCCTGAGCTGCCTTCCGGATGTCGGCGCGGATGCGGTCGAGGTCGGCAGGCTGCTCGGGCAGTTGGGGTGTGGTCGTCATATTCTGTCCTCTCGATGATTCTGCATCGGTTGTGTGTGCTGTGTAATCAGTATATGGTTGCGCATAATCAGTACGCAATACCGAAAGGACAGAAAATGATACTGACGGCAGCACAGGTGCGAGCAGCGCGAGCGGTCCTAGGCTGGACGCTCGCGGACCTATCCGAGCGGGCCGGGGTTGCCCGGTCGTCGGTTCAGCTCGTCGAGAAAGGCAGCGATGCGAGGGCCAGCACGTTGCGGGCTCTGGCTAAGGCGATCAGAGCGGCAGGCATCGACTTCGGCCCGAACGGTCGGGCGATCTTCTGGGATGAGGGAGTAGGCGAGTGA
- a CDS encoding helix-turn-helix domain-containing protein, with product MKRLGDDELRDLPTEDLIAIVRQLEREVRLAREAEQDAQAEVRKMRAAAQSRADLDQRSAEAVRSLADEAETWRDKFLTWAKLDDMRADEIGILRDTLRPFLEDGTAEETRRDAISAALIGKSNAGRRPALTDAHCVELARRHAQGQSVRALAKAFGVGRATIDRALARGRSCAPSLSAMQNAGRLDKKMAKLQRETRASAKVWRKRDATR from the coding sequence ATGAAGCGCTTGGGTGATGACGAACTGAGAGATCTTCCCACGGAAGACCTGATAGCCATCGTGCGCCAGCTAGAGCGCGAGGTGAGGCTGGCCCGAGAGGCCGAGCAGGACGCACAGGCCGAGGTCAGGAAGATGCGAGCGGCAGCACAGAGCCGGGCAGACCTCGACCAGCGCAGCGCCGAGGCCGTCAGATCGCTCGCCGATGAGGCCGAGACTTGGCGCGATAAGTTCCTGACATGGGCCAAGCTCGACGACATGCGGGCCGATGAGATCGGCATCCTGCGCGATACCCTCCGCCCGTTCTTGGAAGACGGCACCGCCGAAGAGACACGCCGGGACGCCATCAGCGCCGCCCTGATCGGCAAGAGCAACGCCGGGCGCCGCCCTGCCTTGACTGATGCCCATTGCGTCGAGCTGGCCCGCAGGCACGCTCAGGGCCAGTCTGTGAGGGCGCTTGCCAAGGCCTTCGGCGTCGGGCGTGCGACCATCGACCGTGCCCTTGCCCGAGGCCGGTCCTGCGCCCCGTCCCTGAGCGCGATGCAGAACGCCGGGCGCCTCGACAAGAAGATGGCCAAGCTGCAGCGCGAGACCCGGGCTAGTGCCAAGGTCTGGCGCAAGCGAGACGCCACGCGCTGA
- a CDS encoding META domain-containing protein: MMIRWMVAALVVVSGAPVSAQSSLDSLPVHVGLDCGGAALAMVLEGDSGRLFYSGAEMPMARSRSASGVKFDSVDDPETYVWTKGDEATVRIAGAVLEACRVDRVSRVTGGPWRVALLDDEPLEGGPVELSFGADGALSGALGCGDLVGNWSAGDDGVVRMEVTAEDGESCAPEEATRRDSLIAALRAVTGFGFTSDGALELRAGDVARLVATP; encoded by the coding sequence ATGATGATACGTTGGATGGTCGCGGCGCTGGTGGTCGTGTCCGGCGCCCCGGTCTCGGCGCAGTCTTCCTTGGACAGCTTGCCGGTGCACGTCGGCCTCGATTGCGGAGGCGCGGCGCTGGCGATGGTTCTCGAGGGGGACAGCGGCCGGCTTTTCTACAGCGGCGCCGAGATGCCCATGGCCCGGTCCCGCAGCGCGTCGGGGGTCAAATTCGACTCCGTCGACGACCCCGAGACCTATGTCTGGACCAAGGGCGACGAGGCGACGGTGCGGATCGCCGGCGCGGTTCTCGAGGCCTGCCGCGTGGACCGCGTGTCGCGCGTCACGGGCGGCCCGTGGCGGGTCGCGCTGCTGGATGACGAGCCCCTCGAGGGCGGGCCGGTCGAGCTGAGCTTCGGCGCGGATGGCGCACTGTCGGGGGCCCTCGGCTGCGGCGATCTCGTGGGAAACTGGAGCGCCGGAGACGACGGCGTGGTCCGCATGGAGGTCACGGCGGAAGACGGCGAGAGCTGCGCACCCGAGGAGGCGACCCGGCGGGATTCCCTGATCGCGGCGCTGCGCGCGGTGACCGGGTTCGGGTTCACCTCGGACGGGGCGCTGGAGCTGCGCGCAGGTGACGTGGCGCGCCTCGTCGCGACGCCCTGA